CAGAAATTTCTCCCTTCTCAAAAGCTTTAGGGTAGTCATTGATTGAACTGATTTCCTTGATGTTCTCTGGCTTGAATTGCAAATTCACAAGatatttgattataaatgaCTTGTTATTGCAACCAACTGCAGCATTTGTCCTTAAAAGATAATCAACATTTAGTACAGAAGGTTCCAGCCTAGGAACTGTCATAATGGAGGAAAGAAGTGCAGTAAAGCAAGCTGTGACAACCACAACTACACATAGCCATGTAGTCAGCACAAGTCGAGATAGATTGCTTTTGATCGATTCTCCTGTAATGATTTCCCAAATTGGGGTTATAAACTTTTGAATTAGACCAAAGTGTAAACAATAGTTCTGTATATCTTTATTCTAAAGGGAAAAGGTCCAAATTTTTCCATTATACAGAATATGTTAGTTTTTACCCTCCGTTATACTTTGGATCATTTATATCTTTACTGTTATCACATCCTCTCGGATTTGCCCTTGGCTTTAAGGAAGCTCCATGTAGTTAAGGTCTTAAGGAAGGATTCCATGTGTCAAGATATTTCAGGAAAAAGTTCCGAATTTACTCAACTACTTTTGACTATGGTTTAACATTAGTACATTACCATCTGTTATACTTCAGGTGGAGTTCCGTTAAGGTTCAAGGACAAATACTAGATGATTTTCTATCAGTAAGAATATAACAGAGTAAAATTAAGATATTTCGTATAGTAAAAGAATATCTTTTTATAGCCTTTTTCCTATTCTATACTCCCTTCGTTCCACTTTATTTGACATAGTTTGACTCCCCATATagtttaagaaaagaaataaagactTTTAAAACTTGTGGCTTTAAACATGTCATAACATTCATGTGCTATAAAAGCTTCTCATTAAGGAAATACTGAAATGTGACATTGttttttctatgaattaataagaaaataatgtcAAAGAAGGTGGAAGGGGGAAGTATAATGTATTTCTAAGTTTGAAACTTACTTTGTGAAAAAGAGAGAACAGTGACAGAGAACCAAAGCATGGATCCAATAAGCTGAGGGAAAGAACCACTGAAATCCGGGTTGTCATTTACGTACTCATTTAACCAGATGACAACCCCTGTGGACATGCTCATCACTGCCAGCAGAATCCACAACTTCAATTTGAAGGCCTTTATAACAATAAAATGGGCCTTTTTGAATCCTGGTCTTTCAGTCACTACCATGACAAGTCCAGAGTCAATATAGGGCTGTGAAAATTCTGCACGCTCATAGCGATCAGGCATTATTTCTGTGTCACCTACTGCTGCATCCAGACTCTATTCATGAACTGGTGAGTATTTGTAGATGTTGAGCACAAAATCACTAGCAACAATGAGTTCTAAGCAGCAGACTTTACtgattgatgatgatgaaaatcttgagggaaaagggtcaaaaatactCCCTGCTATACGAAATATCTTAATTTTACCTTCCCTTATACTTTGGGGTCATTCATACCCTTGTCATTAGCAAATGACCAAGACCATCACCAGATTCGTCTTGAGGAGAGGATTCCAAAATACTaatcaaaattgaatttgatgTCATTTGTCTTGCCATTACTTCTTGTACTTTCTATTGATGATGTTGTTGTCAAATGGATTGAACTGTTAGTTTATTGAGAACAACTTCAGTGTCCTAAGTTTTTTCAAGAACTGCATTTGATTTTATGAGAGGTCTTCTGTTACCCTTGACCTTATCTGATCTCCAATTTGAAGTATAACAGAGTAATTTTTAAAAGTACATTAATGGATTTCGACCTTTAGAAATATTTTGACACGTAGAATCTACACCGTCCAAGATGTAGCTTGTTAAAGTCAAGGGCAAATACGGGATAATTTAGTACCAACAAGGGTACGAGGGACACCAAGTATAACAGAAAGTAAAAGCAAAAATTTTGTACAGCAGAGGAGTAACTTtggtaacaacaacaacaaaataccCATTATAATTCCActagtggggtctggggagagtGGGTTGTATGCAACCTTCCACCCTCGGCATAAGTATAACATATAAAATCAAGTCTCTAAAGAAAAGATAGTCGAAGAAGTCATGCTGAAAAGAGTAGtagcaacaacaaaataatacgaTAACTGAAGTAATGGAAAAAaccaataatagtaataacgaAGAATAAGATAGTAGAAgggtaataataatactaatacagAAAAAGAAAAGCAGACAACACTcgacctactaaccttctatcctaatcCTCGGCCTCCATTtcttcctatctagggtcacGTCCTCGGTGAGCTACAACTGAGTCGTGTCCTATCTAATTACACCTCCCCAAGATTTCTCCGGTCTATCTCTGCCTCTCCTAATACCACTgtagccaacctctcgcaccttcTCACTGGGACACTATGCATCTTCTCTTCACATGTACTAACAATCCCAACCTCGCCTCCCCTATCTTGTCCACCACGGAGGTCACCCCACATAGTCCCGAATAGCTTCATTCTCATCCTATCTCTCCTaatatgcccacacatccatctcaacatcctcatttcCGCTATGCAAGTTCTTGAATGGCCAACACTCCGTCCCAAGCAACATATCTGGTCTGATCACCATTTTATAAAAAGTTTTGGAACTTTTTCCAAAGCTTAAAATTTGAACCAGAAAATGTTCAGTAATGCTACACACCAAAAGTAGATGAAATGGTTAAGTTAGAGTCATATAtgtacataccttgtttgaaactCCTTCCACCATTTCATCATAAGTACCATAGAAGGGAACAAGAACATAGGGCAGATAATAGGGAAGTTGCCTCACTGCTGCTTCAAAAACATGAACTGAAAATCCATCAATCAGAGTCTCATTCCTCTCTTGGTTAAAATTAACTTTCACAAACTGATTAAATGCACCCCTTGCCGGTACCCCAATCTTAAGTGGTTTTTCTAGGCCACCTATTGTCCACCCTTTTGGAACAGTTTGTTTACCACCAGGCCACAAAATTGACCCCAAAGCCCCTTCTAAACAGTTGCCAATTTTCAACTTCATCCCATTGTATTCAATAAGATCCTCAGAAAAACCAAACTCTGGTGACCAAAACGACATTTCTCTGTAGCTTTTGCCAATCACATTAATGATCCTAAAGGTTGGCTTTTGATACAGCATGCCATTCTTGAAGCTAACTTTCCCACTTAAACCTTCAAAATCACTCAACAAAATGCTTTTCACTAGTTCACTTGAATTGCTTCTGGATAACTTCTCCATGGCCTTAGCAGTTGCCCATGTTGCATCATAAGCCTTGAGAGCATTTGAGCTAGGACTTGGAtacccttcttcttcttcaggaTATTCTGATCTGTACTTTCTCCTGAACTTGACATTGAACTCTCTAAAAGACTCAGTTTTTTCATTAACATTTTCCTTAAAACCAATTACACCTTGCATGTTCAGTAAAACAGAAGGTTCAACAGAGTCAAGAAGACTTGCGATATTGTCTGAAATAATCCATACATAATCTTTCCCCATCATTCCCATTTCTGTTGCCATCTCAAAAAGAACCAAACCAAATTGTAAAGAACATTGTGCCACCACAAAAACTTTAACATTCTTGATTCTTAACTTCTTCAGCTCTTCTTGAATGAAAGATTTTGCATTTGAAACAGAGAACAGAGGAGGAAAAGCTAACTGATATTCAATAGAGGAGTCAACAACTTTCAGTGAATCAGAAAGGTGAGTGATCAGCGCAAAATCCATATAGGAAAAGCTGTTACTAAGTTCATATAAAGCTATCACCTTTCTCCATTTGAAATGTCCAATTAATGCAGCAAAGCATTGCATTTGGGATTTAACATCATTACTCATTTGGATATGTGAAGGTGGTTCTGTGAGTAATATTGTCGAATAGGTGGCAGCTGGACTTAGAGAAATAATGGGAATTCTCTTATATGCTTCATCATCAAAATCAGAAAATAGAGCAGCTTCTTGGTGTGTCAATGGTCCAAGTATTGCATGTACTTGCTTCTTGTTGGCAAGATAAGTTGCTGAGATAAAAGATTATAGAATCGAGTTTCACCACCATTCATTCAtgcttaaataaaaatatgctcGATTTAAttgtttaaatttttaaatgagATGACAATTGACAAGTCGAGAATTTAAAGATATTAGATTCAGAATGATTGCAATTGACAGTGgctacatatatgtttgtgtatattaatctttttggcaaattTACATGGTATGGATTATGAGACAATTAAAGCTAAAATGTTGAGTTCAGCAAAATCCAAAGGTCAATGATCATAGTAGTAGTTAGAGAGTCTAATAGTCAAATCTAACGGTAGTCCAAacacatttaatttttttatatactttGATGCGAAATagctaattatatttttaatatataaacaaGTATATAATTTTGACTTTTGAGATTGTTTGGTTCGCGGATTAAGTTATTTCGGAATTCAgttttgaaattata
This region of Solanum dulcamara chromosome 9, daSolDulc1.2, whole genome shotgun sequence genomic DNA includes:
- the LOC129904094 gene encoding glutamate receptor 2.9-like, yielding MRTATTIAFSLLVYFLLIHDHVAFSLAYYKNDSIHDDCNMIIWRIGAIIDPTTRLGKEQKIAMEMAVDDFNAQNSKCSHLVFNFAYSHSPAASLATYLANKKQVHAILGPLTHQEAALFSDFDDEAYKRIPIISLSPAATYSTILLTEPPSHIQMSNDVKSQMQCFAALIGHFKWRKVIALYELSNSFSYMDFALITHLSDSLKVVDSSIEYQLAFPPLFSVSNAKSFIQEELKKLRIKNVKVFVVAQCSLQFGLVLFEMATEMGMMGKDYVWIISDNIASLLDSVEPSVLLNMQGVIGFKENVNEKTESFREFNVKFRRKYRSEYPEEEEGYPSPSSNALKAYDATWATAKAMEKLSRSNSSELVKSILLSDFEGLSGKVSFKNGMLYQKPTFRIINVIGKSYREMSFWSPEFGFSEDLIEYNGMKLKIGNCLEGALGSILWPGGKQTVPKGWTIGGLEKPLKIGVPARGAFNQFVKVNFNQERNETLIDGFSVHVFEAAVRQLPYYLPYVLVPFYGTYDEMVEGVSNKSLDAAVGDTEIMPDRYERAEFSQPYIDSGLVMVVTERPGFKKAHFIVIKAFKLKLWILLAVMSMSTGVVIWLNEYVNDNPDFSGSFPQLIGSMLWFSVTVLSFSQRESIKSNLSRLVLTTWLCVVVVVTACFTALLSSIMTVPRLEPSVLNVDYLLRTNAAVGCNNKSFIIKYLVNLQFKPENIKEISSINDYPKAFEKGEISAAFFVAPHAKVFLAKYCKGYTKSGPVYKLGGFGFVFPKGSPLAVDISEAVLKVSQSGEINQLEEKMLISSNCSSSSAEEKDPGLGPELFSGPLLISGVICGIVLLISIARLVRKHWLYLSSIIANNANIVLRWSSLVLTQCYTRIVGPRSVKDCNTVIEQRPNIQQNVEITEVL